A stretch of Methanobrevibacter sp. YE315 DNA encodes these proteins:
- a CDS encoding tetratricopeptide repeat protein, whose product MVDYFCPRCENTDVKVIGPQLIFCPDCDLELFVFNFNTIVEDVNRLNEINRNLAIGSGLDLDLINEKIGILVNLYRYKEATEMCENLFVLEAPSIIPNHIDNILINEDVPDDIVCRLEILKAKTLLFLNTGIHKRNLDNEDELFEAAQLYIQSPNFEEDALRCCDLLLKRDGNKTDYLNVMAELYFRTYDYELALNYYNQSGIMKYDDFWLWFNKTRVYLILKNYDKALECGAIAINTQNVDHKYLPELFNMLGLEFDLDNISYLNEHYKKYSISISEMDSLCDDAETLLANNNLQGALAKYDKCILLFDCFSDVWFNKGLIHYHLQQYEQAISCMEKTIGINERASKAWALKAASLLAIEKYRDSKYCAKKALNYDKNDLTAKGVLEFFKSNPLAAL is encoded by the coding sequence ATGGTTGATTACTTTTGTCCACGTTGTGAAAACACAGATGTAAAAGTTATTGGGCCTCAATTAATATTTTGTCCAGATTGTGATTTAGAATTATTTGTATTTAATTTTAATACCATTGTAGAAGATGTAAATAGATTAAATGAAATTAATAGAAATTTAGCAATTGGTTCTGGTTTAGATTTGGATTTAATTAATGAAAAGATTGGCATTTTAGTTAATTTATATAGATATAAAGAAGCAACAGAGATGTGTGAAAATTTATTTGTTTTAGAAGCTCCTTCTATTATTCCAAACCACATTGATAATATTCTCATAAATGAAGATGTTCCTGACGATATTGTATGTAGATTAGAAATTTTAAAAGCTAAAACTTTATTGTTTTTAAACACCGGCATTCATAAGCGCAATTTAGACAATGAAGATGAATTATTTGAAGCTGCACAATTATATATACAATCCCCCAACTTTGAAGAAGATGCCCTTAGATGTTGTGATTTGCTGTTAAAAAGGGATGGAAATAAAACAGACTATTTAAATGTGATGGCGGAATTATACTTTAGAACATATGATTATGAACTTGCATTAAACTATTATAATCAATCAGGCATAATGAAATATGATGATTTTTGGTTATGGTTTAACAAAACTAGAGTCTATTTAATTCTTAAAAATTATGATAAAGCATTAGAATGTGGCGCCATAGCAATTAATACACAAAATGTTGATCATAAATATCTTCCAGAATTGTTTAACATGTTAGGATTGGAATTTGATCTTGACAACATTTCTTATTTAAACGAGCATTATAAAAAATATTCAATTTCTATTTCTGAAATGGACTCTCTATGTGATGATGCTGAAACTCTATTAGCTAATAATAACTTGCAAGGAGCACTAGCTAAATATGATAAATGTATATTGCTTTTTGACTGCTTTTCTGATGTTTGGTTTAATAAAGGATTGATCCATTATCATCTGCAACAATATGAACAAGCAATATCCTGTATGGAAAAAACAATTGGAATAAATGAACGTGCTTCTAAAGCTTGGGCATTAAAAGCCGCATCACTACTTGCAATTGAGAAATATCGTGATTCTAAATATTGTGCTAAAAAAGCATTAAACTATGATAAAAATGATTTAACTGCTAAAGGAGTATTAGAATTTTTTAAATCTAATCCATTAGCTGCATTATAA
- a CDS encoding zinc ribbon domain-containing protein, protein MEIEKILWIPDECPACGVKLQKGSTKCPNCNYDLFNELNKRCPKCGKRIPLGSKFCIRCGNDLKKSKCNKCGYENEKTSKFCIKCGNVL, encoded by the coding sequence ATGGAAATTGAAAAGATATTATGGATTCCTGATGAATGTCCTGCATGCGGGGTTAAACTTCAAAAAGGTTCAACTAAATGTCCAAATTGCAATTATGATTTATTCAATGAATTAAATAAAAGATGTCCAAAATGTGGAAAAAGAATTCCTTTGGGATCTAAATTTTGTATAAGATGTGGAAATGATTTAAAAAAAAGTAAATGCAATAAATGCGGTTATGAAAATGAAAAAACTTCAAAATTCTGTATTAAATGCGGTAATGTATTATAG
- a CDS encoding UvrD-helicase domain-containing protein, giving the protein MVKLSPKQEKIVYYDGPNPLSVEAGPGAGKTRVIIERVKYLLNEKKVAPESMLVITFTRKAADELKDRLSKDDIAKSDIDLMQISTIHGFCSRILQESGAIGFDVIDDDLNEKNNMFISKHLKDLGFVDEFTVKPRDVRDIVRKYNEYTTFKVDTRCLTEYIKETRPMSVEYLTFVKNYMEENDGKFPFNEIHDDKELKKSYYNAKYLKIAESYPKYLQLLEEENLTDFSLMQVNTLKHLELNPKTQFTNVLIDEFQDTDPVQMKIFATLMENADSFMVVGDVEQSIYGFRGSIENYFKKLYDDHGDNVEKMDLSTNYRSTNEIIDFSEKYIYDQKIKHSSKSDADGARNVSRDIYYMISDDNNSEAEQLVSLILNLKNTNKIDDYSEIGILARSVTSENNCINPLIEKLKENNIPYQVKGRSDLLERDEIKSILTLLYYIIQDDDEHSPIFNGWELDWLNLKAFTGENFNQTLVNLSDETKDILNSVHDNFEAEVIATEKEVYLEMTGKKSRVSKFTGVLNRDDDIKAEIFRRVSRPMINHQNLLKWGVTNTDDLTFFYLLENIKNDYLNEDIPWEEKPSILNLYLQLLTITDYLDEEFINADENKHQVENIALLSNTLFNYEQVRNPKDLAGAFWFLYHNIDEYGAYAEGEGVQIMTVHKSKGLEFPVVIVASLSEGKFPMKFKDPNPPSGYAFIGGKIRPVYYSPNPCLEYKPFGKTLDENGVLIDEKTHEQMAHDEEEERIVYVAITRAKDTLILSNISPEGSEDLFDKAFKYLDSNLDIKTKKQYFDLVPKGNEKIQHFIDSNDYCKPLRNNFEIIEPTVCEKDEVEEEPVQLSFTSLMNYQTCPLKYRLANDFGLKTTDTRRMSDGIFIHKAFEVINKLIKENDNVYIGDEKVISTVTNLFNKSKLEETPNENDSQKLARITEDILYYYHNEGKDLEIIDCEVPFYIKKDNYSLNGVIDLIYKTKDGKIGILDYKNTKSANKYLEKYTKQLYTYILGLSDENHRYAGLDIGELKIYAIKSKEAKPIPINQIEIDELAQDIKTTAQNIGDCNFSSAKDKHCDQCQYAMICKGKKPDIKLPPKQESGAKFCFNCGNKLEAGMKFCPECGQKL; this is encoded by the coding sequence ATGGTGAAATTAAGTCCAAAACAAGAAAAAATTGTATACTATGATGGTCCTAATCCATTAAGTGTTGAAGCAGGACCCGGTGCTGGAAAAACTAGAGTAATTATTGAAAGAGTAAAATATCTTTTAAATGAGAAAAAAGTTGCTCCTGAAAGTATGCTAGTAATCACTTTTACAAGAAAAGCAGCTGATGAACTTAAAGATAGGCTGTCAAAAGATGATATTGCAAAAAGTGACATTGATTTAATGCAAATTTCAACCATCCACGGATTCTGTTCAAGAATCCTACAAGAAAGTGGAGCTATTGGTTTTGATGTTATTGATGATGATTTAAATGAGAAAAATAACATGTTTATTTCAAAGCACCTGAAAGATTTAGGTTTTGTTGATGAATTTACTGTTAAACCACGTGATGTTAGAGATATTGTTAGAAAATATAATGAATACACAACTTTTAAAGTTGATACAAGATGTTTAACTGAATACATTAAAGAAACTAGGCCAATGAGTGTTGAGTATCTTACTTTTGTAAAAAATTATATGGAAGAGAACGATGGAAAATTTCCATTTAATGAAATACATGATGATAAGGAGCTTAAAAAATCATATTATAATGCAAAATATTTAAAAATAGCTGAATCTTATCCTAAATATCTACAACTTCTTGAAGAAGAGAATTTGACTGATTTTTCTTTAATGCAAGTAAATACATTGAAACATTTAGAGTTAAATCCAAAAACTCAATTTACAAATGTTTTAATTGACGAGTTCCAGGATACTGACCCTGTACAGATGAAAATATTTGCCACATTAATGGAGAATGCAGATTCATTTATGGTAGTGGGAGATGTTGAACAAAGTATTTATGGATTTAGAGGTTCAATTGAAAACTACTTTAAGAAATTATATGACGATCACGGAGATAATGTTGAGAAAATGGATTTATCAACCAATTATCGTTCAACTAATGAGATTATTGATTTTTCAGAAAAATATATTTACGACCAAAAGATTAAGCATTCCAGTAAAAGTGATGCTGATGGTGCGAGAAATGTTTCAAGAGATATTTACTATATGATAAGTGATGATAACAACTCAGAAGCAGAACAACTTGTTAGCTTAATTTTAAATTTAAAAAACACTAATAAAATTGATGATTATTCTGAAATTGGAATTTTAGCCAGATCAGTTACAAGTGAAAATAACTGTATTAATCCATTAATTGAAAAACTTAAGGAAAATAATATCCCATATCAAGTTAAAGGTAGAAGTGATTTACTTGAAAGAGATGAGATTAAATCAATATTAACTTTATTATATTACATTATCCAAGATGATGATGAACATAGTCCTATTTTTAATGGTTGGGAACTTGATTGGTTAAATCTAAAAGCATTTACTGGTGAAAACTTCAATCAAACATTAGTTAACCTTTCCGATGAAACAAAAGACATTTTAAACTCTGTCCATGATAATTTTGAAGCAGAAGTTATTGCTACAGAAAAAGAAGTTTATTTAGAAATGACTGGTAAAAAAAGCAGAGTTTCTAAGTTTACAGGAGTACTAAATAGAGATGATGATATTAAAGCGGAAATATTTAGACGTGTTTCAAGACCTATGATAAATCATCAAAATCTCTTAAAATGGGGAGTTACAAATACTGATGATTTAACATTCTTTTATCTTTTGGAAAATATTAAAAATGACTACCTGAATGAAGATATTCCATGGGAAGAGAAACCAAGTATTTTAAATTTATATCTGCAACTTCTAACAATTACTGATTATTTGGATGAAGAATTTATTAATGCTGATGAAAATAAACATCAAGTTGAAAATATTGCTCTTTTAAGCAATACATTATTTAATTATGAACAAGTTAGAAATCCTAAAGATTTAGCAGGTGCATTCTGGTTCTTATATCATAATATTGATGAATATGGTGCATATGCTGAAGGTGAAGGGGTTCAAATAATGACAGTTCATAAATCTAAAGGTTTAGAATTCCCAGTCGTCATTGTCGCATCTTTAAGTGAGGGCAAGTTTCCAATGAAGTTTAAAGATCCTAATCCTCCAAGTGGTTATGCATTTATTGGTGGTAAAATAAGACCGGTTTATTATTCCCCGAATCCTTGTCTTGAATATAAACCATTTGGGAAAACATTAGATGAGAATGGTGTTTTAATTGATGAAAAGACACATGAACAAATGGCTCATGATGAAGAAGAAGAACGTATTGTTTATGTTGCAATAACAAGAGCAAAAGACACTTTAATCTTATCAAACATTTCTCCTGAGGGATCTGAGGATTTATTCGATAAAGCATTTAAATATCTTGATTCTAATTTAGATATTAAAACTAAAAAACAATACTTTGACTTAGTTCCAAAGGGTAATGAAAAAATACAACATTTCATTGACTCCAATGATTATTGTAAACCGTTAAGAAATAATTTTGAAATCATTGAACCTACCGTGTGTGAAAAAGATGAAGTTGAAGAAGAACCCGTGCAATTAAGTTTCACATCTTTAATGAATTATCAAACATGTCCTTTAAAATATAGGCTTGCAAATGATTTTGGTCTTAAAACAACTGACACTCGCCGTATGAGTGATGGTATATTCATACATAAAGCATTTGAAGTAATTAACAAACTCATTAAAGAAAATGACAATGTTTATATTGGTGATGAAAAGGTAATATCAACTGTAACTAATTTATTTAACAAATCTAAATTAGAAGAAACTCCTAATGAAAATGATTCTCAGAAATTAGCTAGAATCACAGAAGATATTCTATATTACTACCACAACGAAGGAAAAGATTTAGAAATCATTGATTGTGAAGTTCCATTTTACATTAAAAAAGATAATTATAGTTTAAATGGAGTAATTGATTTAATATATAAAACCAAGGATGGAAAAATTGGAATTTTAGATTACAAAAACACTAAATCTGCTAACAAGTATCTTGAAAAGTATACCAAACAATTATATACCTATATTTTAGGGTTAAGTGATGAAAATCATAGATATGCTGGTTTAGATATTGGGGAATTAAAAATTTATGCAATTAAATCCAAAGAAGCGAAACCTATTCCAATCAATCAAATTGAAATAGACGAACTTGCACAAGACATTAAAACCACCGCTCAAAATATTGGAGATTGTAATTTTTCATCAGCAAAAGATAAACATTGTGATCAATGTCAATATGCCATGATTTGTAAAGGGAAAAAACCAGATATAAAATTACCTCCTAAACAAGAAAGTGGAGCCAAGTTTTGTTTTAATTGTGGAAATAAATTAGAGGCAGGTATGAAATTCTGTCCAGAGTGTGGTCAAAAATTATGA
- a CDS encoding tetratricopeptide repeat protein, which produces MKFCWSCGAELRGTNPQFCSECGIKLDDGKQTPTPTRTVGGTGNVNVTITNSFREAQRLYQINEYELALTYIDDAIEEDPENYNYYNLKALILKQLHRFDEHAKMVDKSLKIKENLEARYMIAFGLAMGEDKLAIELYRDAESNYNGNAEYYAKLASLYYITSDYNQAIKAADKSLSIDSNNGLGHFYKGCANAAKENFKISNESFEQALKYLDISSEEYPAIYFFRTYNFIGMMNEFLERNNQNILPMLSQAVKDSQEGYKIFSAHYNKNKEFVFLNFSLDLIPLVLNYLVQNNYFFVDFHTGFGIKVAHSLQDITDEYVKLRSQNTIVLKMKGDIYGRLGFHDKAVECFDAVLKTKDPDFRVLGYKGRSLLELGRIQEAENCLKQMYIFLEDEISRDPRNIYLIREKAVTLAQLGRKRDALKCYDEILRIDPTAPFVEQDKINIMRL; this is translated from the coding sequence ATGAAATTCTGTTGGAGTTGCGGAGCAGAATTAAGGGGAACAAATCCCCAATTCTGCAGCGAATGTGGAATAAAATTAGATGATGGAAAACAAACACCAACACCAACACGGACTGTTGGAGGAACAGGCAATGTTAATGTAACTATTACTAATAGTTTCCGAGAAGCTCAGAGATTATACCAAATTAATGAATATGAACTTGCATTAACATACATTGATGATGCAATTGAAGAAGATCCGGAAAACTACAATTATTATAATTTAAAGGCATTAATCTTAAAACAGTTGCATCGCTTTGATGAACATGCAAAAATGGTTGATAAATCATTAAAAATAAAAGAAAATCTTGAAGCAAGATACATGATTGCATTTGGATTGGCTATGGGTGAAGATAAACTTGCTATTGAATTATATAGGGATGCTGAAAGCAATTATAATGGTAATGCCGAATATTATGCTAAATTGGCAAGCTTATATTACATAACCTCTGATTATAATCAGGCGATTAAAGCAGCTGATAAATCATTGAGTATTGATTCTAATAATGGACTCGGACATTTTTATAAAGGTTGTGCAAATGCTGCTAAAGAAAATTTTAAAATATCAAATGAATCATTTGAACAAGCATTAAAATACTTAGACATATCAAGTGAAGAATATCCAGCAATTTACTTTTTTAGAACATATAACTTCATCGGAATGATGAATGAATTTTTGGAAAGAAATAATCAAAATATACTACCAATGCTTTCGCAAGCAGTAAAAGACTCACAAGAAGGATATAAAATATTTTCAGCACATTATAACAAGAATAAAGAATTCGTTTTCCTTAATTTTAGCCTTGATTTGATTCCATTAGTGTTAAATTACTTAGTTCAAAACAATTACTTCTTTGTAGATTTCCATACTGGATTTGGAATAAAAGTAGCACATAGTTTACAAGACATAACAGATGAATATGTAAAACTTAGAAGTCAAAACACAATTGTTTTAAAAATGAAAGGTGACATTTACGGAAGATTAGGTTTTCATGATAAAGCAGTTGAATGCTTTGATGCAGTCCTAAAAACAAAAGATCCAGATTTCAGAGTATTAGGTTACAAAGGTCGTTCATTACTTGAACTAGGACGCATACAAGAAGCTGAAAATTGTTTAAAACAAATGTATATATTTTTAGAAGATGAAATTTCACGTGACCCTAGAAATATCTATTTAATTCGTGAAAAGGCAGTAACATTGGCTCAATTGGGTAGAAAAAGAGACGCCTTAAAATGTTATGACGAAATCTTAAGAATTGATCCAACAGCCCCATTTGTGGAACAGGATAAAATAAATATTATGCGCCTTTAA
- a CDS encoding Hsp20/alpha crystallin family protein encodes MVDEETIDTEFTEKEEEEVEVDEKINEEKTKFDEKKEETKEKFDERKEKGKAFADNVINELYKNIDEFKENIKNMQKTADQKYSDYKQATVQTIDIDLVETKDFYHIKAAVPGVEKEDVLIEAGDNDITIETTFKAFIDEFEEEDEAESIVSAIKSGKCSKTVRFENSIDLENITAKFSSGIVTITIPKLIIPKHKVNVE; translated from the coding sequence ATGGTAGACGAAGAAACTATTGATACCGAATTCACTGAAAAAGAAGAAGAAGAAGTTGAAGTTGACGAAAAAATCAACGAAGAAAAAACAAAATTTGATGAAAAGAAAGAAGAAACTAAAGAAAAGTTCGATGAAAGAAAAGAAAAAGGAAAAGCTTTTGCGGACAATGTTATTAATGAATTATACAAAAACATAGATGAATTCAAAGAAAACATCAAAAACATGCAAAAAACCGCAGATCAAAAATATAGTGATTACAAACAAGCAACAGTACAAACAATCGACATTGATTTAGTAGAAACCAAAGACTTCTACCACATCAAAGCTGCAGTACCTGGTGTAGAAAAAGAAGATGTTTTAATCGAAGCAGGTGACAACGACATCACTATCGAAACCACTTTCAAAGCATTCATTGATGAATTTGAAGAAGAAGACGAAGCTGAATCAATTGTATCTGCTATCAAATCCGGTAAATGCAGTAAAACTGTAAGATTTGAGAACAGTATTGACCTTGAAAACATTACTGCAAAATTCTCAAGTGGAATTGTTACCATAACCATTCCAAAATTAATTATACCAAAACATAAAGTAAATGTAGAATAA
- a CDS encoding SIS domain-containing protein: MNYKMYDEMMEQPESLKRTFESELPKMDDVSKLVIGADKVYLIGCGSSISTCYSVRDAIRMSSTNLDIEVYAGYEFYYNKKLVENENSIAIFTSQSGETADTLASLRKANEYGLHTVSISNEPDSSMIKEAKTPIITRGGTETAILGTKTYVTQLACLYQILFSASDYENKTELLSQLSEMYKMLEKLLVITEDENKKLAYEFKDEDIFYCLGSGPNFGLAYKLAMTMLMEGAIKHACPEYSAEFRHGLIERAEKDVPIIFLRSGFESDEITDKAIEFSANLELKSIIYELKDFADVDKLLSPFIFVIPLEWFVYYLAHYNGEDPGATRHIGKVRY; encoded by the coding sequence ATGAACTATAAAATGTATGATGAAATGATGGAGCAACCAGAATCACTTAAGAGAACTTTTGAAAGTGAGCTTCCAAAAATGGATGATGTTTCGAAGTTGGTTATCGGTGCGGATAAAGTTTATCTAATTGGTTGTGGCAGTTCTATTTCAACTTGTTATAGTGTTAGGGATGCAATTAGAATGTCAAGTACAAATCTTGATATTGAAGTTTATGCAGGTTATGAGTTTTATTATAATAAAAAATTGGTTGAAAATGAAAATTCCATAGCAATTTTCACATCACAATCCGGTGAAACTGCAGATACTTTAGCATCTTTAAGAAAAGCAAATGAATATGGATTGCATACAGTTTCAATCTCAAATGAACCGGATAGTTCCATGATTAAAGAAGCAAAAACTCCTATTATAACAAGAGGTGGAACTGAAACAGCAATTTTAGGTACAAAAACTTATGTAACACAATTGGCTTGCCTTTATCAGATTCTATTTTCAGCCAGTGATTATGAAAATAAAACAGAGCTGTTATCCCAGTTATCCGAAATGTATAAGATGTTGGAAAAACTTCTTGTCATAACCGAAGATGAAAATAAAAAATTGGCTTATGAGTTTAAAGATGAGGATATCTTTTATTGTTTAGGCAGCGGACCTAATTTCGGTCTTGCGTATAAATTGGCCATGACCATGCTTATGGAAGGTGCAATTAAGCATGCTTGTCCTGAATATTCCGCGGAATTCAGGCACGGTTTAATCGAAAGAGCAGAAAAAGATGTTCCAATAATATTTTTAAGGTCCGGTTTTGAATCAGATGAAATCACTGATAAGGCCATCGAATTTTCAGCAAATCTAGAGCTAAAATCTATTATTTATGAATTAAAAGATTTTGCTGATGTGGATAAATTATTATCCCCATTCATTTTTGTAATTCCTCTAGAATGGTTTGTATATTATTTAGCACACTATAATGGTGAAGATCCAGGTGCAACAAGGCACATTGGTAAAGTTAGATATTAA